The nucleotide sequence CGAATAACGAAAATAATTCTGTAACCTTTTTAGGTATCATCAGTGTACATAGTTGGAAACAGAAAGCTCGGGAAATTTTACACGGTGGATTCAACTTCGGATAAGGCATTAATGATGAAAGTGAAGAATGGGGACCTTGATAAATTAGGTCTGCTGTTTGAGCGATATAATCGCCCGCTGTTCAGTTTTTTCTACCTGATGTGCAAGGAAGCCGAGCTGTGTGAAGATCTGGTTCAGTCTGTTTTCGAAAGGATCTTAAAATATCGGGAGACCTACACAGGTGATGGTAAATTTACCACCTGGATGTTCAGCATAGCCCGAAATGCTCATATCGATCATTACCGAAAGCAACAGCGAGAAGGAATTCCGGTAGAGATTGATGAAGAAAGGTTGGAGCTGGACGATGAAGAAACCAAAGTTGTTGTCAATAAGCAGGAAAAGAAAGACTTGCTTGAGATGGCACTGGAAAGGTTGGACGAAGACAAGAGAGAGATAGTAATTTTAAGCCGATATGAAGGATTGAAATACAAAGAAATCGCTGACATCCTGGATTCTACAGAAGGAGCGATAAAAGTTAAAATGTTTAGGGCCATGAAAGAGTTAAAAGATTTAGTAAACATGCTAAATGAGGAGTGCAGCAATGAATGAGAAACATGAACAGTTGATTGCCGATTATCTAGCCGGGTCTCTCGATGACGCCGGCAAGACAAAAGTAGAGGAAATGATCGCCAGTGGTGAAATTGACTTTATGGAATTTCGAGAGCTGGAAAAATTACATGAGGATTTGGGTTCAATACCAACCCCGGCGCCTGGCAAGGCAATGAGTGCAAATTTCTATGCTATGCTGGAGGAGGAAAAGAAAAATATTAAACCTTCATGGATTGAGTCGGCAGTAGACCATATCCGCCAAGTATTGGAAGAATTGACTATGCCTCGCCTGGCTTACGGGTTAGTGCTGTTATTTATAGGTGGTTTTATAGGGACACAGCTAAATGGAGGACAGTCTGAAATTGAACAGCTCAGCCAGGAAGTGCAGGATATGCGTGAAATGATGATGGTAAATATGCTGGAAGGCGCTTCGGCGGCAGACAGGCTTAAAGCGGTGACCATTAGCAGTGAATTGACCTCCGTAGATTCTGAAGCTATTCATGCTCTTTTATTTACATTGAATAATGATCCCAGTGTAAACGTACGGGTTCAAGCCATAGAAGCTTTGAAGCGATGGGGGAATAATGAACGGGTTCGCCAGGGATTAGTTAAATCGATTGCTAAGCAGCAATCCCCAATTGTAATCATAGAATTAGCGGATGCCATGTTGGAATTAGAACTTCGCAATTCGGCACCGGAATTCAGAAAGCTTATCGAAGAGAGAACGCTGGATTTCACCGTAAAACAGAAACTTGAAAACAGCATAGCTGCACTATCGTGAGGAAGAGTATGAAAACTGTGATAACGTTTATAATTGTTTTAGCAAGTACAGCTTTATATGCACAAACGACTATTTCATCTCAAAGGGTTCAGGAAGAGATTGAAATGCGAATCCCAGCTTCTGAATTTAACGCTGAAACCTTCTTTCACCTAAAGAACATAAATGGAGATTTGAATGCTGAAGGTTATGATGGAGATGAAATCATCATCACAGGGACAAAGATTATCACAACCAAACCCAGATATAAAGATGACTTTAATCCCGATGAAATTTACCTGGATCGGCTGGACGGTAGGAATAGCATTTTTGTATTTGTCCGTCAGCCTGGGGTCGAAGTGAGAATACAGGGGGATGAGTTACATTATGACTCAAGAAAAAGAAGCAGGAAAAAATATAGCAATGATGATCGTTTGGACTTCGAGTTTAACCTTCAGGCAAAAATACCACGCCATCTAATGGCGGAAATTTCCACTATCAATGGCGGAGAAGTTGTTGTTGAAGGCATGAAGAATGGTGTTGAAGCATTTAATGTAAACGGAAGTGTTTTTGTGAATGATGTAGCGGGTCATGTAAAAGCCAACACGGTAAATGGTAATATCCGTGTAGAGTTTAGTGAAACTCCCTTAGATGACTCTGAATTCAACACGGTAAACGGAACAGTTGAAGTATTTGCACCAAAAAATTTAGCTGCTGTTGTAACCTTCAAGAGTATGCACGGTGAACTATATACCGACTTCGAGAATATTGAATACCTGCCTAACCGGGTAAAAAAGAATAAGGATGGGAAGAACCGGTACAGCATAGAGCAAACAGCTCCAATTCAAATCGGCGAAGGCGGTCCTGAAATGCACTTTCAGCTTTTAAATGGAAGTGCCTACATCAAACAAAGAAAATCATAAAGAATAAATACCATGAATACGTTAATAAAACAGTTCGTTTTTACAGTAATAATCAGCCTTCTTTCCATCCCGGCGCTGGCACAAAATAATCTTGAAATTCCTCTTTCAAACCCCGGGCAACCTGGAAAATTGATTGTGGCGGCTAACTTCTCTGACGAAGTACAGGTGAGAGTACATGACAAAGATAATGTCATCGTTAATTATGATGGTCAAGAAGACGAGGATGATCATGATGCCATGAGAAACGGAATGCGAAGGATTTCAGGCGGTGGAGTCAGTATAGATGTAACCGAAGATAATAACGAAGTACGGGTTAATACCGGCCCTATGCCAAACAGTGATTTAGAGATGATCATCTATGTCCCCAGAAACTTTTCACTGAAGTTAAATACCATTCAAGGGGACGTTATGGTTACCGGCCTAAAAGGAGAGTTAGAAATCAGTGCCGTTAATGGCGATGTAGAGCTCTTGGATATTTCAGGTACGGTTTTAGTGAATAGCGTGAATGGAGATATAGAGATTGATTTCAATGAAGTTGATCCTGATTCCCCAATGTCTTTCACCGGAGTAAATGGTGATATCGATGTGTCACTGCCTGCAAATGCTAAGTTCACGGCAAAAATGAAAACCGAGTGGGGTGAAGTTCTCACTAACTTTGATATGGATATAAACCGCACTCCTTCAAAAACGGAAGAAAATAAAGATGGAGAGTACCGTGTATCTGTGAATAAATGGATCACCGGAAAAGTAAATGGCGGAGGTCCGGAATATTTGTTCAAAACTCTACACGGAGATATTTCAATTCGTAAAAAGTAAAATAATTCAGCAACCTTTTAAGGTTGTGCTCGTCTATATAAAAAATCATAACTGGAGCTGTAAGCCATTTGTACCAATGTGTTTGCAGGGATAGGACTCCTCTCTAAATTCATAATAAACCATGAAAAGTCTATACGCTACAATAGCAATGGTATGTCTATGTGCTAACGTATTTGCACAGAATTCCTATCAAAAAAGTGGAGATACCATCAACGTAAAAACAGATGATGTACGAAGAGGGACAGCACAAAGCCCTGCAATGGAAGCGGTAAGAATTACCGAAGGAAACAAGGTGAATTTAGATGGGTTTCTTAATGAAGATGTCTGGCTTGTTGCTCCCAAAGCAACTCAATTTACCCAACGTGCACCAGACGATGGAAGCACTGCTTCAGAGAGAACAGAAATTCAACTGCTATATACCGATTCATATATTTATGTAGGCATCAGAGCTTATGATTCAGCTCCTGATTCTATTCAGGCTCCTCTGTTTCGCCGCGACGGGAGTGAGGCTAGTGATTGGGTCTATGTAAGTTTTGATAGCTATAACGATAAACGAACCGCTTTCACTTTTGCGATCAATCCAAGGGGAGTGCAAAAAGATGTACTGCACTATGATGATACTAACGAAGATATTTTATGGGATGCCGTTTGGGAGGCAAAGACGAATATAAATGACGAGGGCTGGTCAGCAGAGATGAAAATTCCCCTTTCACAATTGCGCTTTAGTTCTAAAGACATGGTGCAGTCGTGGGGGGTTAATTTTCAAAGAAGAGTTGCCCGAAATGGAGAGGTATCTTTCTGGGCACCAACCTCACAGAATGAGACAGGTATAGTCTCAAAATTTGGAAGATTGAATGGGATTGAAAATTTAAGAGAACCCCGCCGGCTTGAAATAGCACCTTATGTATCAGCAGATTTAACACGTGTTCCATCTTCAAACACCTCAAGTCCTTATATCAGCAGAAACGAATTAGGGGGAAGTATTGGGGGAGATATTAAATATGGCTTAACCACTGATTTAACCCTCACAGCTACAATAAACCCTGATTTTGGTCAGGTAGAAGCTGATCCTGCAGTCATCAATCTATCAGCTAACGAGAATTTCTTTGCCGAACGCCGGCCTTTCTTTCTTGAAGGAAACGATATTTTTCAGTTTGGAAACACTAAAACATTCAGTCGGTTTGGAAATCCAGTAACATTCTATTCAAGACGAATTGGTCGGTCACCTCAGGGAAGTCCGGGACGGGCAGGTATTAATGCTGAATATGTTGACCGACCTGATTTTACGACCATTGCCACCGCTGCAAAAGTAAGTGGAAAAACTCAAAATGGATGGTCATTAGGTTTTTTGGATGCTTATACCCTGAAAGAGGAGGCTAACTTTACCCGGCAAAATGGAACAGAAGGTTCGTTTGCTGTAGAGCCGGCAACTAACTACATGGTGTTTCGGACGAAGAAAGATATCAACGAGGGAAATACTTATTTCGGTGGATTTGCAAGTGCGGTTAATAGAAGTATAGATGGTACTTACTTTGAAGATTATCTGCGGTCTTCGGCCTACCTGGGGGGCGTGGACTTTGAACATAACTTCAATAATCGAAACTGGATTGCGAGTGGTGCATTTTCATACAGTTCGATTAATGGGACGCAAGAAGCTATTCAGTTAGCGCAAACCTCACCGGTTCGGCGTTACAATCGGGTGGATTCTGACGAACTTTTTGTTGATCCCACCGCAACAAATCTCTCCGGATTCGCTACAGAAGTTAGCATTCAAAAACGTGGAGGAGAAGATAATTGGCTAGGGTCACTGACTTATTCGGATGTGTCTCCCGGATATGAAACAAATGACATTGGCTTTCAGAATAGATCAGATTATCGGTCGATAAACGGTGGTGGCGTTTACCGGGAAACGGATCCTAAACGGGTTCAGTATTTTGAACAATGGTTGTTCAAAGGGCTGTCTTGGAATTACGACAATGATGTGATTAGTAATTGGTATGGAATTGGAGCGTTTGTTCGGTTCGACAATCTTTGGACCTTCAATTATAACGCTAATGCATCAGGAAAGAGCTATTCCGATCGAATAACTCGCGGTGGACCGGTTATGGAAGTTGCTAAAAACTGGAATTTCAATATGAACATTAACACGAACCAGAATAAAGATGTCTCTTTTAATTTTGGCACCTATCAGAGACAAGATGTTGCTGGTGAGTTTGATAATGATGTTTGGGTTGGAGTGACATTTCTTCCCACTTCTTTTGTACAGCTATCTATTTCTCCCGAATTCATCTACCAAAGAGATATTGACCAGTATGTAACAAGAGTTGATGATGCCAATGCAACAGACACCTACGGAACCCGATATGTATTCGCAGATATTAAGCAAAGGACTCTGGTGGCTAGCGTCAGACTAAACTGGACTTTTACTCCTACAGTGAGCCTTCAAACATACGTTCGGCCATTTATATCAACAGGTGAGTATTCAAAATTCAAGGAATTTGCCGAACCACGAACTTATAACTTTGATGTTTACGGAAGAGACAAAGGAACGATAACTCAGGCAGAAAACGGCAATTATACCATCGACCCAGACGGCACTGGTAGTTCAGAACCTTTTAGCTTTTCTGATCCCGATTTCAACTTTCGTTCGGTTCAGGGGAATGCTGTATTCAGATGGGAGTATATGCCCGGATCCACCTTATTCCTCGTATGGCAACAACAGCGGAATGATTTTGTTGGAATGGGGAATTTTGATTTAGGCCGAGACCTGGACGGGTTGTTCAGTGCTAAACCCACAAATATTTTCTTAGTGAAATTGAGTTATTGGTTTGGATCTTGATGAGATAAACTACAGCTGCTTTCGGATTACAATAAACACCAAGATCATGGAAGAGTAGCCGATGAAAAAAGGTATAATGAAATCTTTCAGACCAAGAACAAGCATTACACTGATAATAAGAAGCTGGAAGCCAAGGCCAAAAGTAGACACGGCTGTCATCAACCAATTAGGGAAATGGGATGAATCGGCAGCTGTTTTATCCATCATATAGATTGTTTTATCAAAGTAGCCATAGCAGATTTTATATAAGCGAAAAAGGATGTTGACGGTTTTCTGCTTTTCTCCTTTTAGAGCTGTTGGGGTGGAGTCTTCGAAAATTCTGCTGGTTTTGTCTCCGCCGTGAGCATTCCTTAGGATCACATAGTAATAATTATACAATGTGCCTTGTAGCTGTAGGCCGAGAAATGCGAGTACGGTAAGAGTAATATTGGAATCCGTGATATACCACAGAGAAGAGAGTATCAGCATATTAAGGATCACATCAGATACTGAATCAAGATATCGGCCGGTATAGGAAGGAGTTTTTTTGAGCCGGGCCAGTTCACCATCGGCAGCATCCAGAATAGACTTAAACACAAGGAAAAATGCAGCAGCACCATAATATCCATTGACGATACAAAAGATGGCAATAAGCCCAGATACTATAAATCCTAAGGTAACATGAACCGGAGTGAAGGATGTATTTTTCAGAGAATGTGCAATGACCCTTGCTACTGGCCTTCCATAATCGGATAAATCTATAAACTGATAATCTTTAGGTAATTTAGACACTAATACGTATTTGGGAAAGCGTTTCAAGTTTTGGCTAGCTAAATATCAAACACACTTAGCTAGTAGGATATACAAATAGAAGTATACAGGTTTTGTTTTGATGCTAACCTATAGAATTGGCGATGAGTTCCTCCTTTTCCTTTTTTGGATATTGCTTTATCTGATATTCTCTTTTACAGGCCTTTGATCGATTAGCAAGTTCCTCAACATAGACCAGTGATTTAGGTATGTGAGCTCGCAAATAACGAGCTCCCTTTCCCTTTTTGTGTTGATTCCAACGCCTTATAACATGGTTGGTACATCCAGTGTACAGACTTCCATCCATACACCTAATGATGTAAACAAACCAAGTCTTCATATGGATATGAGATTTATTCTGAACGTAATTCTGATTTAACTCCAGCAGAGCTTAGCTAGGTAATCGTAATAAATAAAGAGCAGAAGATTTTATTCTACTGAAGTTTTGCACGTCTTTAGTCCAAACGGCGCATAAAGCGGACAAAAACTGAAAAGACTTGTAAGTACAAATACGCCTGCAAGTACTAATAAAACAATTCCAAGTGTGCCTGTTACCGTTCCCGTAAAGTATAAGGCCACAAAAATGATAGCCAAAACAAACCGAATAATTTTATCAGCGGAACCCATATTCTTTTTCATGATATCCTCATATTTTTATTAGATAAATTTTTGAATCAATAAAACTAAGCCGGTAATAATTAATATACACAGTACACAAACGGCTAGAAGTTTTAGTATTTTCATGCCCATAATAAAACTTATTTATAAAGGTTTCGTGAACTTGTTATTACAATCGAATTGTAATTAAAATATTTATCAAAAAGAGAAATGAATACACAGCATCTTACGGCAGAACAAGTTAAATCAGTTCAAGCCAGTTTTATCAATAAAGTGTACGGCTGGATGGCTCTGGCATTAGCTTTAACCGGCTTTGTTGCTTTAAGAACTGCAGACTCAGGATTTGCGTCCACGGTAGCTCAAAACCAGATTTTATTTTTTGGGATTGCATTGGCAGAAATTGGATTGGTAGTATGGCTGTCGAGCAGAATTAATTCCATGAATGCCAGCATGGCGATTGGACTGTTTTTACTCTATTCGGCTCTTAATGGACTTACGATGTCGATTATATTTCTGATTTATACTTCCGCTTCCATCGCCTCCACGTTTTTTATAACAGCCGGTACATTTGGCGTGATGAGTGCCTATGGTTACTTCACCAAAAAAGATTTGAC is from Balneola sp. and encodes:
- a CDS encoding RNA polymerase subunit sigma-24; the encoded protein is MDSTSDKALMMKVKNGDLDKLGLLFERYNRPLFSFFYLMCKEAELCEDLVQSVFERILKYRETYTGDGKFTTWMFSIARNAHIDHYRKQQREGIPVEIDEERLELDDEETKVVVNKQEKKDLLEMALERLDEDKREIVILSRYEGLKYKEIADILDSTEGAIKVKMFRAMKELKDLVNMLNEECSNE
- a CDS encoding CDP-alcohol phosphatidyltransferase, with product MSKLPKDYQFIDLSDYGRPVARVIAHSLKNTSFTPVHVTLGFIVSGLIAIFCIVNGYYGAAAFFLVFKSILDAADGELARLKKTPSYTGRYLDSVSDVILNMLILSSLWYITDSNITLTVLAFLGLQLQGTLYNYYYVILRNAHGGDKTSRIFEDSTPTALKGEKQKTVNILFRLYKICYGYFDKTIYMMDKTAADSSHFPNWLMTAVSTFGLGFQLLIISVMLVLGLKDFIIPFFIGYSSMILVFIVIRKQL